From a single Capsicum annuum cultivar UCD-10X-F1 chromosome 12, UCD10Xv1.1, whole genome shotgun sequence genomic region:
- the LOC124889705 gene encoding uncharacterized protein LOC124889705, whose amino-acid sequence MSTGVQVIENSSINSIPIEDEMFKIHIQVKDNTGKITFVLFNDVDEKLLDTSAHKLFNKLSSLDNNDVPAHILSLCGKDFIFKLKLNSYKLKKGLKNFTYLIEDESEPKDRIPKELSTEKVSLDVLLDKVEDREEELHVIDGANSRKRRNLIVDEDDLIAEDTNKCKK is encoded by the exons ATGTCCACGGGAGTACAAGTTATTGAAAACTCTAGTATTAATAGCATTCCAATAGAGGATGAGAT GTTCAAGATTCACATACAAGTGAAAGACAATACTGGAAAAATTACTTTTGTCTTATTCAATGACGTGGATGAGAAACTCCTTGATACATCAGCTCACAAGTTGTTCAACAAGCTATCGTCGTTAGATAACAACGATGTTCCTGCCCACATTCTAAGCCTCTGTggaaaagattttatttttaagcttAAGTTAAATAGTTACAAATTGAAAAAGGGGCTTAAAAATTTCACT TATTTGATAGAGGATGAAAGTGAGCCAAAAGATCGCATTCCTAAAGAACTGTCCACAGAAAAG GTATCTCTTGACGTATTATTGGATAAAGTAGAAGATCGTGAGGAAGAACTGCATGTCATTGATGGGGCTAACAGTAGGAAAAGAAGAAATCTAATCGTAGATGAAGATGACTTAATTGCTGAAGACACAAATAAATGCAAGAAATAG